A segment of the Aromatoleum aromaticum EbN1 genome:
GCAAGGCGGAGGATCACGTCGCGCGGGCCGAGGCGATCCGCGAAGCGGCATCGCTGGCGGGCCGGCCGGTCGGCATTCTCGCCGACCTGCAGGGACCCAAGATCCGTGTCGGCAAGTTCGCCGAAGGGCAGGTCGAACTGCAGCGCGATGCCGGATTCATCCTCGATGCGCGCTGCGAGCTGGGCAACGCCGAGCGGGTCGGGCTCGACTACAAGGACCTGCCGAAGGACGTCAAGGCCGGCGACGTGCTGCTGCTCGACGACGGACGGCTGAAGCTGACGGTCACGCGCGTCATCGGCCACGAGATCCACACCGTCGTCAAGGTCGGCGGCACGCTGTCGAACAACAAGGGCATCAACCGCCAGGGCGGCGGCCTGACTGCGCCCGCACTGACCGCGAAGGACATGGACGACATCAAGACGGCGGCGAAGATCGGCGTCGATTTCGTCGCGGTGTCGTTCCCGAAAAGCGCAGCCGACATGTACATGGCGCGCCAGCTGATGCGCGCGTCGGGAGTCGATGCGCTGCTGATCGCGAAGATCGAGCGCACCGAAGCGGTCGCGAACCTCGACGAGATCCTCGATGCATCCGACGGCATCATGGTCGCGCGCGGCGATCTCGCGGTCGAAGTGGGGGACGCCGCAGTGCCGGCGCTGCAGAAGAAGATGATCCGTGCGGCACGGGACCGCAACAAGCTGACGATCACCGCGACGCAGATGATGGAGTCGATGATCACGAGTCCGGTGCCGACGCGCGCCGAAGTCTCCGACGTCGCCAACGCGGTGCTCGACGGCACCGACGCGGTGATGCTGTCGGCCGAAACCGCGTCCGGCAGGTTCCCCGTCGAAGTCGTCGAAGCGATGAGCCGCGTGTGCCTCGAAGCCGAGAAGTCGTCCGACGTGGCGCTCGACCGCGACGTGCTGAACCGCGTCTTCACGCGCATCGACCAGTCGATCGCGATGGCGGCGATCTGGACGGCGTGGCATCTCAAGGTCAAGGCGATCGCGTCGCTGACGCAGACCGGCTCGACCGCACTATGGATGAGCCGCCTCAACAGCGGAGTGCCGATCTACGCGCTCACTCCCGAAGCGAGCGCGCGCAACCAGATGACGCTGTATCGCGAAGTGTTCCCGCTGCTGATGTCGCAGACGCATCAGGATCGCGACGTGCTGCTGTGGGAGGCCGAGCAGATCCTGATCGACCAGGGCGTCGCCGAGCGCGGCGACCTGATCGTGCTGACGATCGGCGAGCCGATCGGCGCATCCGGCGGCACCAACACGCTGAAGATCGTCCGCGTCGGCGAACATCCGCCGCCGCACGTCACCGACCAGTAAAATCCGGCCCACCCGGCCGGCGGTGCGTCGCGCGAACGCGAGCGACGGCGACGCAGGCACGCGAGGCGGGCAAGCTCCAGGTGCTTTTCCGGCCCGGCCTGCGCGGTCCGTTTCACCTCGAAACCCCGTTTGCCGACGCGCGGGCCCACGATGCACGAACAGCGCTAGAATGCGGTCCAAATTTCAACGTCGCGCACCCGCCGTGCCGGCGACCCAACTCCGGAGAAGTACCATGCCCCTCGTTTCGATGCGCCAGCTGCTCGATCACGCCGCCGAGAACGGCTACGGCCTGCCGGCGTTCAACGTCAATAACCTGGAACAGGTCCAGGCGATCATGGAAGCGGCCGCCGAGGCCGACAGCCCGGTCATCATGCAGGCTTCGGCCGGCGCGCGGAAATACGCCGGCGAACCGTTCCTGCGCCACCTCATCGACGCGGCGATCGAAGCCTACCCGCAGATCCCGGTCGTCATGCACCAGGACCACGGCCAGTCGCCGGCGATCTGCATGGCCGCGATCCGCTCGGGCTTCTCGAGCGTGATGATGGACGGGTCGCTGCTCGAAGACGGCAAGACGCCGTCGTCGTACGACTACAACGTCGCGGTGAGTCGCGAGGTGGTCAAGTTCTCCCATGCGATCGGCATCACCGTCGAAGCCGAGCTCGGCTGCCTCGGTTCGCTCGAGACCGGCCAGGCCGGCGAGGAAGACGGCCTCGGCGCCGAAGGCACGCTCGACCACTCGATGCTGCTGACCGACCCCGACCAGGCGGCCGACTTCGTCAGGCAGACCGACTGCGACGCCCTCGCGATCGCGATCGGCACGAGCCACGGCGCGTACAAGTTCAGCCGCAAGCCGACCGGCGACATCCTCGCGATCGACCGCGTCAAGGCGATCCATGCGCGCATCCCCAACACCCACCTGGTCATGCACGGCTCGTCGAGCGTGCCGCAGGAACTCCTCGAGATCATCAGGCAGCACGGCGGCGACATGAAGGAGACGTACGGCGTGCCGGTCGAGGAGATCCAGACTGCGATCGGGTTCGGCGTGCGCAAGATCAACATCGACACCGACATCCGCCTCGCGATGACCGGCGCGGTGCGCAAGTTCATGGCGGAGAATCCGTCGAAGTTCGACCCGCGCGAATTCCTCAAGCCGGCGCGCGAAGCAGCCAAGCTGGTCTGCAAGGCGCGCTTCGAAGCGTTCGGCTGCGCCGGCCAGGCGAGCCGCATCAAGCCGATGCCGCTGGAAAAAATCGCTGCCCGTTACAAGAGCGGTGAATTGAGCCAGGTCGTGCGCTGAGCGCGCATCGCGTCACCGGTCGGCGGCGAAGCGCAGGTCGCCGAACAGCGTCGTCACCTGCTCGTCGGTGTTGTCGGTATCGGCGCTGACAGCGACGCCGACGATGCGCGGCGCCGCTTCGCCGAAGGCCACGCGGAAATCGGCAGCGACATTGCGGCGCACGCTTATCCACTGCCCCGCATGCGCCGCGCCGCTGTCGACGACGACCATCCTGACGCGGTCGGTATAAGGGTTCGGGCCGATCGCGCCCGGCGGCTGCGCTGTACCCCATACATACGCGATCGCGGCCGCGGGCAGGTCGGCTCCATACAAGGCGCGCCCGAGCGTGATCCGGGCCCGGTCGGCGAGCGACAGCCGTTCGACCGGATAGTCGAACAGCACATACACTCTGGCGGCGTAGTCATCGCCACTCTTGTGGCTGAAGTCCGAGCCGGCCACGGGGCGGGAAACTTTCCAGCGCCATTCGAGCACCGGCGTTTCCGCCGGGTCGACGTCGAGCGGCTGGGCGAGCGTCGATGCGGCGGCGTCCGAGCGGACCCGCAGGACGGTCCGGCCGTCGTCCTCGACGAGGTCGAAGCGGTTCTGCCGTTCGACTCGCGGCAGCGGCTGGTGTCGCCACGGAGCGGGCGGCGCCGTGCCGTGTTCGGCCGCCGAGAACGGCGCCGGCGTCTGCGGCAACACCGGCGACGGGAAGATTTCCGCGGCAAATGCCAGCAAACCCGCTGCGACGATCATCCCCCTGCGGTGCGCAAGGCGGCGGCGAAGCCGTAGCACTCTTTTCATGCGCGTCTCCCGCAGGATAAGGTTGCCGATGCCGCCTCGCCAGGGGAGCTTTCCGTTCCGACGGGCGACAACGACGTGACTTGCCACGAGTGTAGACTGCAGGCCGCTGCTGCGGGCACGTTCCAAGCACAGAGAGGTGCCTCGCGCACGCACCACGCCCATGGAGAAACCCGTGCCTCCCTCGCTGTCCCGGCTGCATCGGACGATGAAGCTGTCGATCGTCATCCCGGTCCTGAACGAAGCCGGCAACCTGCCCGGGCTGCTCGCGCAGCTCGCCCCGCTGCGTACGCGCGGTACCGAGATCATCGTCGCCGACGGCGGCAGCAGCGATGGTTCGGCTGAAATTGCCGAACGCGCCGACATCATTACCGTCCGCAGTCCCCTCGGCCGGGCGCTCCAGATGAACGCCGGCGCCGACCGCGCGACGGGCAACGCGCTGCTGTTCCTCCATGCGGACACGACGCTGCCGCCGTCCGCCGATCGCATCGTCGCCGCGGCGCTGCAGCGCGGTCGCGCCTGGGGCCGTTTCGACGTTCATATCGACGGCCGCAGCCCGATGCTGCGCGTCGTCGCGGCGATGATGAACCTGCGTTCGCGGCTCACCGGCATCGCCACCGGCGACCAGGTGATCTTCGTCACGCGCGAGGCTTTCGAAACCGTCGGCCGCTTTGCGCCGTTGCCGTTGATGGAAGACGTCGAACTCTCCCGGCGCCTGAAAGCGATTTCTCCACCGGCGTGCGTGCGCCAGCGCGTGCACACCTCCGGACGACGCTGGGAGACGCGCGGCGTGTGGCGGACGATCCTGCTGATGTGGCGGCTGCGCTGGGCGTGGTGGCGCGGAGTGCCGGCCGAGCAGCTCGCCGAGCGGTATCGCTAGGATGACTGTCAACGTCGCGGCGAAGCCCGTCCGCATCCTCGTCTTCGCCAAGGCGCCCCGGCCTGGCTTCGCCAAGACGCGGCTGATCCCCGCGCTCGGGACCGTCGGTGCCGCGGCGCTTGCACGGCGCATGCTTGACGATACGGTCGCCGACGCCCTCGCCGCCGCAGTCGGGCCGGTCGAACTCGTTGCGACCCCGCATGTCGGCACGCTCGCTTGGCGCGATATCGCGTTGCCCACCGGAATCGCCGTTACCGACCAGGGCGAGGGAGACCTCGGCCAACGTATGGCGCGCGCGGTGCGGCGTACGGCCGAACGAGGTGAAGCAGCGTTGCTGATCGGCACCGATTGCGTCGAGCTCGGCCCCGCGGTGCTGCGTGCGGCGGCAGCCACCCTGTGCACGCACGACGCGGTGATCCACCCGAGCACCGACGGCGGCTACGTGCTGCTCGG
Coding sequences within it:
- the pyk gene encoding pyruvate kinase, with product MPRHTKIVATLGPASSDPQVLERMVHAGVDVVRMNFSHGKAEDHVARAEAIREAASLAGRPVGILADLQGPKIRVGKFAEGQVELQRDAGFILDARCELGNAERVGLDYKDLPKDVKAGDVLLLDDGRLKLTVTRVIGHEIHTVVKVGGTLSNNKGINRQGGGLTAPALTAKDMDDIKTAAKIGVDFVAVSFPKSAADMYMARQLMRASGVDALLIAKIERTEAVANLDEILDASDGIMVARGDLAVEVGDAAVPALQKKMIRAARDRNKLTITATQMMESMITSPVPTRAEVSDVANAVLDGTDAVMLSAETASGRFPVEVVEAMSRVCLEAEKSSDVALDRDVLNRVFTRIDQSIAMAAIWTAWHLKVKAIASLTQTGSTALWMSRLNSGVPIYALTPEASARNQMTLYREVFPLLMSQTHQDRDVLLWEAEQILIDQGVAERGDLIVLTIGEPIGASGGTNTLKIVRVGEHPPPHVTDQ
- the fba gene encoding class II fructose-bisphosphate aldolase (catalyzes the reversible aldol condensation of dihydroxyacetonephosphate and glyceraldehyde 3-phosphate in the Calvin cycle, glycolysis, and/or gluconeogenesis): MPLVSMRQLLDHAAENGYGLPAFNVNNLEQVQAIMEAAAEADSPVIMQASAGARKYAGEPFLRHLIDAAIEAYPQIPVVMHQDHGQSPAICMAAIRSGFSSVMMDGSLLEDGKTPSSYDYNVAVSREVVKFSHAIGITVEAELGCLGSLETGQAGEEDGLGAEGTLDHSMLLTDPDQAADFVRQTDCDALAIAIGTSHGAYKFSRKPTGDILAIDRVKAIHARIPNTHLVMHGSSSVPQELLEIIRQHGGDMKETYGVPVEEIQTAIGFGVRKINIDTDIRLAMTGAVRKFMAENPSKFDPREFLKPAREAAKLVCKARFEAFGCAGQASRIKPMPLEKIAARYKSGELSQVVR
- a CDS encoding DUF3047 domain-containing protein, with protein sequence MKRVLRLRRRLAHRRGMIVAAGLLAFAAEIFPSPVLPQTPAPFSAAEHGTAPPAPWRHQPLPRVERQNRFDLVEDDGRTVLRVRSDAAASTLAQPLDVDPAETPVLEWRWKVSRPVAGSDFSHKSGDDYAARVYVLFDYPVERLSLADRARITLGRALYGADLPAAAIAYVWGTAQPPGAIGPNPYTDRVRMVVVDSGAAHAGQWISVRRNVAADFRVAFGEAAPRIVGVAVSADTDNTDEQVTTLFGDLRFAADR
- a CDS encoding TIGR04283 family arsenosugar biosynthesis glycosyltransferase, producing MPPSLSRLHRTMKLSIVIPVLNEAGNLPGLLAQLAPLRTRGTEIIVADGGSSDGSAEIAERADIITVRSPLGRALQMNAGADRATGNALLFLHADTTLPPSADRIVAAALQRGRAWGRFDVHIDGRSPMLRVVAAMMNLRSRLTGIATGDQVIFVTREAFETVGRFAPLPLMEDVELSRRLKAISPPACVRQRVHTSGRRWETRGVWRTILLMWRLRWAWWRGVPAEQLAERYR
- a CDS encoding TIGR04282 family arsenosugar biosynthesis glycosyltransferase — encoded protein: MTVNVAAKPVRILVFAKAPRPGFAKTRLIPALGTVGAAALARRMLDDTVADALAAAVGPVELVATPHVGTLAWRDIALPTGIAVTDQGEGDLGQRMARAVRRTAERGEAALLIGTDCVELGPAVLRAAAATLCTHDAVIHPSTDGGYVLLGLSRFHPRLFSGIAWSTETVAAVTVARLREIGWSLHVGNAMHDIDVPGDLRHLPVRLPERDGPPRQ